The following are from one region of the Streptomyces fradiae genome:
- the glgX gene encoding glycogen debranching protein GlgX, producing the protein MSSAAEQEAVRQHARVPREARVWPGAPTPLGARCRVGPGGVAGTNFALWAGGAEAVELCLFDADGSEIRLPLSELTHEIWHGFVPGVGPGQRYGYRVHGRWDPWTGARWNPAKLLLDPYARAVDGGRGNDYTSLPPEVYGHVRDWPQQHVADTVRDERDSAPYVPKGVVVQDDDDWSDDRRPKTPWPDSVLYELHVKGFTARHPGIPERLRGTYAGLAHPAAVEHLVRLGVTAVELLPVHQFAHEDHLLRRGLTNYWGYNSIGYFAPHAAYSSSGTTGQQVGEFKRMVRALHAAGIEVILDVVYNHTAEAGELGPTLSLKGIDNRGYYRLQSDARRYADYTGCGNTLHVVQPQVLRLITDSLRYWVTEMGVDGFRFDLAAALARSMHDVDMLSPFLAVIAQDPVLRRVKLIAEPWDVGNGGYQVGAFPPLWTEWNDRYRDAVRDFWRGALPDVRDLGYRLSGSSDLYAWGGRRPYASVNFVTAHDGFTLRDLVTYERKHNEANGEGNRDGTDDNRAWNCGVEGETDDPAVSALRRRQLRNLMTTLLLSTGVPMLVAGDEMGRTQGGNNNAYCQDNETGWLDWTLPDEPGRAELLALTRRLLALRHRHPVLRRRAFFSGRRGADGLRDLAWFTAAGTEMTEPDWYAPAATLGLYLSGRDIPGRDPRGERITDDSFLAVLHAGPDPVDFRLPGPPWAESYDLVVDTAREEQSAAPATAHRGGEVLTVAGRSVVLLRVGG; encoded by the coding sequence GTGTCGAGCGCAGCCGAGCAGGAGGCGGTACGTCAGCATGCCCGCGTGCCGCGGGAGGCGAGGGTGTGGCCGGGCGCGCCCACGCCCCTCGGCGCCCGCTGCCGGGTGGGGCCGGGCGGGGTCGCGGGCACCAACTTCGCGTTGTGGGCGGGCGGGGCGGAGGCCGTCGAGCTGTGTCTGTTCGACGCGGACGGCAGCGAGATCCGGCTGCCGCTCAGCGAGCTGACCCATGAGATCTGGCACGGCTTCGTGCCCGGCGTCGGACCCGGGCAGCGCTACGGCTACCGGGTGCACGGGCGCTGGGACCCGTGGACCGGGGCCCGCTGGAACCCGGCGAAGCTGCTCCTCGACCCGTACGCGCGGGCGGTCGACGGCGGCCGGGGGAACGATTACACGTCCCTGCCGCCCGAGGTGTACGGGCACGTCCGCGACTGGCCCCAGCAGCATGTCGCCGACACCGTCCGCGACGAGCGGGACTCCGCCCCGTACGTCCCCAAGGGCGTGGTCGTCCAGGACGACGACGACTGGTCGGACGACCGCAGGCCCAAGACGCCCTGGCCGGACTCCGTCCTCTACGAACTGCACGTCAAGGGTTTCACCGCCCGCCACCCCGGCATCCCCGAGCGGCTGCGCGGCACCTACGCGGGCCTCGCCCATCCGGCGGCCGTCGAGCATCTCGTACGGCTCGGGGTGACGGCCGTCGAACTGCTGCCGGTGCACCAGTTCGCGCACGAGGACCATCTGCTGCGCCGCGGCCTGACCAACTACTGGGGCTACAACTCGATCGGCTACTTCGCGCCGCACGCCGCCTACTCCTCCTCCGGCACCACCGGGCAGCAGGTCGGCGAGTTCAAGCGGATGGTGCGGGCGCTGCACGCGGCCGGCATCGAGGTCATCCTCGACGTGGTCTACAACCACACGGCGGAGGCCGGCGAGCTCGGCCCCACCCTGTCCCTGAAGGGCATCGACAACCGCGGCTACTACCGGCTCCAGTCGGACGCGCGGCGATACGCCGACTACACGGGCTGCGGCAACACCCTGCACGTGGTGCAGCCGCAGGTGCTGCGGCTGATCACCGACAGCCTGCGCTACTGGGTGACCGAGATGGGCGTGGACGGCTTCCGCTTCGACCTGGCGGCGGCCCTCGCCCGGTCGATGCACGACGTCGACATGCTCTCCCCGTTCCTCGCCGTCATCGCACAGGACCCGGTCCTGCGCCGGGTCAAGCTGATCGCCGAGCCGTGGGACGTCGGCAACGGCGGCTACCAGGTGGGCGCCTTCCCTCCGCTGTGGACCGAGTGGAACGACCGCTACCGGGACGCCGTACGGGACTTCTGGCGCGGCGCGCTGCCCGATGTGCGCGACCTCGGCTACCGGCTCTCCGGCTCCAGCGACCTCTACGCCTGGGGCGGGCGCCGCCCGTACGCCTCGGTCAACTTCGTCACCGCCCACGACGGCTTCACCCTGCGCGACCTGGTCACCTACGAGCGCAAACACAACGAGGCCAACGGGGAGGGCAACCGGGACGGCACCGACGACAACCGGGCCTGGAACTGCGGGGTGGAGGGCGAGACCGACGACCCGGCGGTGAGCGCCCTGCGCCGCCGTCAGCTGCGCAACCTGATGACGACCCTGCTGCTCTCCACCGGTGTGCCGATGCTGGTCGCGGGCGACGAGATGGGCCGCACCCAGGGCGGCAACAACAACGCCTACTGCCAGGACAACGAGACCGGCTGGCTCGACTGGACCCTGCCGGACGAGCCGGGCCGCGCCGAACTCCTGGCGCTGACGAGGCGGCTGCTCGCCCTGCGCCACCGCCACCCGGTGCTGCGCCGCCGCGCCTTCTTCTCCGGCCGGCGGGGCGCGGACGGGCTGCGCGACCTGGCCTGGTTCACGGCGGCCGGCACCGAGATGACGGAGCCCGACTGGTACGCCCCGGCCGCCACCCTCGGCCTCTATCTCTCCGGCCGCGACATCCCGGGCCGCGACCCGCGCGGCGAGCGGATCACCGACGACAGCTTCCTCGCCGTGCTGCACGCGGGCCCCGACCCGGTGGACTTCCGGCTGCCGGGGCCGCCGTGGGCGGAGTCGTACGACCTGGTCGTGGACACCGCCCGGGAGGAGCAGTCCGCCGCCCCGGCGACGGCGCACCGCGGCGGGGAGGTGCTGACGGTGGCGGGGCGGTCGGTGGTGCTGCTGCGGGTCGGGGGATGA
- a CDS encoding Ig-like domain-containing protein: MTLVLKRAGYALAVAGLLVGLAGCTGGDGGGGIDLTLPGKARAPGDVIRVSPEDGARAVPASGPVEVKVDSGRLERVTVVQVEDAQRTEVAGEISADGLRWRPRPDTRLALAAKYSVDAVALDGHGRRSARHTTFTTVVPEHRFIGYFKPENRSTVGVGMIVSFSFNREIENRAEVERAIRVTSDPPVEVAGHWFGKERLDFRPAAYWRPGTRVTVDLALRDVEGAPGVYGIQRKTVGFTVGRSQVSLVDAEKHTMEIHRDGALLTTLPITAGAPKTTTYNGKMVATELYDVTRMNGATVGFGGEYDIKDVPHAIRLTDSGTFLHGNYWASASTFGSANVSHGCVGLRDVKGGGPDTPAGWFFDRTLVGDVVEVVNSKDKQVAPDNGLGGWNLDWGRWKAGSALD; encoded by the coding sequence GTGACACTTGTACTGAAGCGGGCGGGGTACGCCCTCGCGGTGGCAGGACTGCTCGTGGGGCTCGCGGGCTGCACCGGAGGGGACGGCGGCGGGGGCATCGACCTGACGCTCCCGGGGAAGGCGCGGGCACCCGGTGACGTCATCCGGGTCAGCCCCGAGGACGGGGCCCGCGCGGTCCCAGCCAGCGGGCCGGTCGAGGTGAAGGTCGACAGCGGGCGCCTGGAGCGGGTGACGGTGGTCCAGGTGGAGGACGCCCAGCGCACCGAGGTGGCGGGGGAGATCTCCGCCGACGGGCTGCGCTGGCGGCCCCGCCCGGACACCCGGCTCGCCCTCGCCGCCAAGTACAGCGTGGACGCGGTCGCGCTCGACGGGCACGGGCGCCGCTCGGCCCGGCACACCACCTTCACCACCGTCGTCCCCGAGCACCGCTTCATCGGCTACTTCAAGCCGGAGAACCGCTCCACGGTCGGCGTCGGGATGATCGTCTCCTTCTCCTTCAACCGGGAGATCGAGAACCGGGCCGAGGTCGAGCGGGCCATCCGCGTCACCTCCGACCCTCCGGTCGAGGTGGCCGGCCACTGGTTCGGCAAGGAGCGCCTGGACTTCCGCCCCGCCGCGTACTGGCGGCCGGGCACCAGGGTCACCGTCGACCTGGCGCTGCGTGACGTCGAGGGCGCGCCGGGGGTGTACGGCATCCAGCGCAAGACGGTCGGCTTCACGGTGGGCCGTTCGCAGGTGTCCCTGGTCGACGCCGAGAAGCACACCATGGAGATCCACCGGGACGGCGCGCTGCTCACCACGCTGCCGATCACCGCCGGGGCGCCGAAGACCACCACGTACAACGGGAAGATGGTGGCGACCGAGCTGTACGACGTGACGCGGATGAACGGGGCCACGGTCGGCTTCGGCGGCGAGTACGACATCAAGGACGTGCCGCACGCGATCCGGCTGACCGACTCGGGCACCTTCCTGCACGGCAACTACTGGGCCTCCGCCTCGACCTTCGGCTCGGCGAACGTGAGCCACGGCTGCGTCGGCCTGCGGGACGTGAAGGGCGGCGGGCCGGACACCCCGGCCGGCTGGTTCTTCGACCGGACCCTCGTCGGCGACGTGGTCGAGGTGGTGAACTCGAAGGACAAGCAGGTCGCCCCGGACAACGGGCTCGGCGGCTGGAACCTCGACTGGGGCCGCTGGAAGGCCGGCTCGGCCCTGGACTGA
- a CDS encoding Ig-like domain-containing protein, with the protein MNGQPISGSTAGRRRRGARLGALATGTLLLVLTACGGGGTDAGASGGKDGGASGGGKQENAASQAVVTIAPKDGADAVATSGALKVTAQQGKLTTVTVADTEGHPVEGKLAADGSSWEPVGHLSASTQYKVHAIAKDTEGRESAKDTTFSTLTPKNTFIGHYTPENGQTVGVGMPVSINFTRGITDPEAVERAIKVTAEPAVEIEGHWFGNDRLDFRPEEYWAAGTKVTVQLNLDGVEGRPGVYGKQKKTFSFTIGRRQVSTVDASAHTMKVERDGAIVKTIPISAGAPSTTTYNGQMVISEKFKVTRMNGATVGFGGEYDIKDVPHAMRLSASGTFVHGNYWGSPGIFGTTNTSHGCVGLRDARGAGDSSTPAAWFYDHSLIGDVVVVKNSKDKQIQPDNGLNGWNMDWSEWKA; encoded by the coding sequence GTGAACGGGCAGCCGATATCCGGATCGACCGCCGGACGACGCCGCCGTGGCGCCCGCCTGGGGGCCCTGGCGACGGGGACGCTGCTCCTCGTCCTGACCGCCTGCGGCGGCGGTGGCACCGACGCCGGTGCGAGCGGGGGCAAGGACGGCGGCGCGAGCGGCGGCGGCAAGCAGGAGAACGCGGCCTCGCAGGCCGTCGTGACGATCGCCCCGAAGGACGGCGCCGACGCGGTCGCCACCAGCGGGGCCCTGAAGGTGACGGCCCAGCAGGGCAAGCTGACCACGGTCACCGTCGCCGACACCGAGGGCCACCCGGTGGAGGGCAAGCTGGCCGCCGACGGCAGCAGCTGGGAGCCGGTGGGCCACCTGTCGGCGAGCACCCAGTACAAGGTGCACGCCATCGCCAAGGACACCGAGGGCCGTGAGTCGGCGAAGGACACCACCTTCTCGACCCTCACCCCGAAGAACACCTTCATCGGCCACTACACGCCGGAGAACGGGCAGACCGTCGGCGTCGGCATGCCGGTCTCCATCAACTTCACCCGGGGCATCACCGACCCGGAGGCCGTCGAGCGCGCCATCAAGGTGACGGCGGAGCCGGCGGTGGAGATCGAGGGCCACTGGTTCGGCAACGACCGCCTCGACTTCCGGCCGGAGGAGTACTGGGCCGCGGGCACCAAGGTGACCGTGCAGCTCAACCTGGACGGCGTCGAGGGCCGCCCGGGCGTCTACGGCAAGCAGAAGAAGACCTTCTCCTTCACCATCGGGCGCCGTCAGGTCTCCACGGTGGACGCCTCCGCGCACACGATGAAGGTCGAGCGCGACGGCGCGATCGTCAAGACCATCCCGATCAGCGCGGGCGCGCCGTCCACGACGACGTACAACGGGCAGATGGTCATCAGCGAGAAGTTCAAGGTGACCCGGATGAACGGGGCCACGGTCGGCTTCGGCGGTGAGTACGACATCAAGGACGTGCCGCACGCGATGCGCCTGTCCGCCTCGGGCACCTTCGTGCACGGCAACTACTGGGGCTCGCCGGGGATCTTCGGCACCACCAACACCAGCCACGGCTGCGTCGGTCTGCGCGACGCCCGGGGCGCCGGGGACTCCTCGACGCCGGCCGCGTGGTTCTACGACCACTCGCTCATCGGTGACGTGGTCGTCGTGAAGAACTCGAAGGACAAGCAGATCCAGCCCGACAACGGCCTCAACGGCTGGAACATGGACTGGTCGGAGTGGAAGGCGTAA
- a CDS encoding enoyl-CoA hydratase/isomerase family protein: MTVNLEVAEGVGTIRLDRPPMNALDIATQDRLRELAQEATDRDDVRAVILYGGEKVFAAGADIKEMQVMDHAAMVKRSCALQDSFTAIARIPKPVVAAITGYALGGGCELTLCADYRIAADNAKLGQPEILLGLIPGAGGTQRLARLIGPSKAKDLIFTGRMVKADEALQLGLVDRVVPAAEVYEQAHAWAAKLAQGPAIALRAAKEAIDQGLETDIDTGLAVERTWFAGLFATEDRERGMRSFVEEGPGKAKFV; encoded by the coding sequence ATGACTGTGAACCTCGAAGTCGCCGAAGGCGTCGGCACGATCCGTCTCGACCGCCCCCCGATGAACGCCCTGGACATCGCCACCCAGGACCGGCTGCGCGAGCTGGCCCAGGAGGCGACCGACCGCGACGACGTGCGGGCCGTGATCCTCTACGGCGGCGAGAAGGTGTTCGCGGCCGGCGCGGACATCAAGGAGATGCAGGTCATGGACCACGCGGCCATGGTCAAGCGGTCCTGCGCGCTGCAGGACTCCTTCACCGCGATCGCCCGCATCCCCAAGCCGGTCGTGGCCGCGATCACCGGCTACGCGCTGGGCGGCGGCTGCGAGCTGACGCTCTGCGCCGACTACCGGATCGCCGCGGACAACGCCAAGCTGGGCCAGCCGGAGATCCTGCTCGGGCTGATCCCGGGCGCCGGCGGCACCCAGCGCCTCGCCCGGCTCATCGGCCCCTCCAAGGCCAAGGACCTCATCTTCACCGGCCGCATGGTGAAGGCCGACGAGGCGCTCCAGCTCGGCCTGGTCGACCGGGTGGTCCCGGCCGCCGAGGTGTACGAGCAGGCCCACGCCTGGGCCGCCAAGCTCGCCCAGGGCCCGGCCATCGCGCTGCGCGCGGCCAAGGAGGCGATCGACCAGGGTCTGGAGACGGACATCGACACCGGTCTGGCCGTCGAGCGCACCTGGTTCGCGGGCCTGTTCGCCACCGAGGACCGCGAGCGCGGCATGCGCAGCTTCGTCGAAGAGGGCCCGGGCAAGGCGAAGTTCGTCTAG
- a CDS encoding ATP-binding protein, whose protein sequence is MAGLEGTEQPRQRGGATAARWVPGTEDEQAAEALKLYGNPADEDARLPSRPESAAVARRLTQWVIVRHWGLTPQIAEHAVLLVSELVGNAVRHTGARVFALRLLRRRGWIRVEVRDPSRGLPCLMPVHELDVSGRGLFLVDKLSDRWGVDLAPRGKTTWFEMRVSDR, encoded by the coding sequence ATGGCGGGCCTGGAGGGTACGGAACAACCGCGGCAGCGCGGCGGCGCGACCGCCGCCCGGTGGGTGCCGGGCACCGAGGACGAACAGGCCGCGGAAGCACTGAAGTTGTACGGGAATCCGGCCGACGAGGACGCCCGGTTGCCGTCCCGGCCGGAATCCGCCGCGGTCGCCCGCCGGCTCACCCAGTGGGTGATAGTGCGGCACTGGGGCCTCACCCCGCAGATCGCCGAGCACGCCGTGCTGCTGGTCTCCGAACTCGTCGGCAACGCCGTCCGCCACACCGGCGCCCGGGTCTTCGCCCTCCGCCTGCTGCGCCGCCGCGGCTGGATCCGGGTCGAGGTGCGCGACCCCTCGCGCGGGCTGCCCTGTCTGATGCCGGTGCACGAGCTGGACGTGAGCGGCCGTGGGCTCTTCCTCGTCGACAAGCTCTCCGACCGCTGGGGTGTCGACCTCGCGCCGCGCGGCAAGACCACCTGGTTCGAGATGCGGGTCAGCGACCGCTAG
- a CDS encoding polysaccharide deacetylase family protein → MPTDRRGALRAGAATALAGALATACGTEPRPAPKTERPAHAAPVAAPAPRRWPGRPAEIAHGPRDRPRVALTFHGQGDPALARAILDGAERAGARITVLAVGSWLDQHPSMARRILDGGHDLGNHTQRHIDISAMTEDEAFAEIDACAGRLRRLTGSVGSWFRPSRTPHATETVLRAARRAGYPHALSYDVDSLDFTSPGPAAVVANVTGRITPGSVVSLHFGYQDTVAALPRLLADLDRRGLSAVTTTELLS, encoded by the coding sequence ATGCCGACCGACCGCCGCGGTGCCCTCCGGGCGGGCGCGGCCACCGCCCTCGCGGGGGCCCTCGCCACCGCCTGCGGCACGGAGCCCCGCCCCGCCCCGAAGACCGAGCGGCCCGCCCACGCCGCGCCCGTCGCCGCCCCCGCGCCCCGCCGCTGGCCCGGCCGGCCCGCCGAGATCGCCCACGGGCCCCGCGACCGGCCCCGCGTCGCCCTCACCTTCCACGGCCAGGGCGACCCCGCGCTCGCCCGCGCGATCCTCGACGGCGCCGAGCGGGCCGGCGCCCGGATCACCGTCCTCGCCGTCGGCAGCTGGCTCGACCAGCACCCCTCGATGGCCCGGCGGATCCTCGACGGCGGCCACGACCTCGGCAACCACACCCAGCGCCACATCGACATCAGCGCCATGACCGAGGACGAGGCCTTCGCCGAGATCGACGCCTGCGCCGGCCGGCTGCGCCGCCTCACCGGCTCCGTCGGCAGCTGGTTCCGCCCCTCCCGTACCCCGCACGCCACCGAGACCGTGCTGCGCGCCGCCCGCCGGGCCGGCTACCCGCACGCCCTCTCGTACGACGTCGACTCCCTCGACTTCACCTCGCCCGGACCGGCGGCCGTCGTCGCCAACGTCACCGGACGGATCACGCCCGGCTCGGTGGTCAGCCTGCACTTCGGCTACCAGGACACCGTCGCCGCGCTGCCCCGCCTCCTCGCCGACCTCGACCGCCGCGGCCTCTCCGCGGTCACCACCACGGAGCTGCTGAGCTGA
- a CDS encoding YncE family protein: MPIPSTPSPYRRNKAVLAATATALLLGSLAACGSPRPATPHPSAATTKAAVPRPAAAPAGLPGMPPLLQPDDIYAADRPNALSPVVKGFPSRVYVPNTNSNTVSVIDPATYKVIETIPVGNQPQHVVPSWDLKTLWVNNDRGHTLTPIDPATGVAGKPVEVHDPYNLYFTPNGKYAVVMASLDRELVFRDPHTMERRKTVPVTCYGVNHADFSADGRYFVVSCEFSGELLKVDTEKMEVVGQQKLPLEGAMPQDVKLSPDGKTFYVADMMAHGMWVLDGDRFTTPTLLPTGKGCHGLYVSRDSKEMYVSNRGEGTISVFDFTKNALTKKWKLPDGGSPDMGGVSADGKVLWLSGRYDSEVYAIDTTSGKQLARIPVGSGPHGLAVYPQPGRYSLGHTGVFR, from the coding sequence ATGCCGATTCCCTCGACCCCGTCCCCGTATCGCCGCAACAAGGCCGTCCTCGCCGCCACCGCCACCGCCCTGCTGCTCGGCAGCCTCGCGGCCTGCGGCAGCCCCCGGCCCGCGACCCCGCACCCCAGCGCCGCCACCACCAAGGCCGCCGTGCCCAGGCCGGCCGCGGCGCCCGCCGGACTGCCCGGCATGCCGCCGCTGCTCCAGCCGGACGACATCTACGCCGCCGACCGCCCGAACGCGCTCTCCCCGGTCGTCAAGGGCTTCCCGTCCCGGGTCTACGTCCCCAACACCAACTCCAACACGGTCTCCGTCATCGACCCCGCCACCTACAAGGTCATCGAGACCATCCCGGTCGGCAACCAGCCGCAGCACGTCGTCCCCTCCTGGGACCTGAAGACCCTCTGGGTCAACAACGACCGCGGCCACACCCTCACCCCCATCGACCCCGCCACCGGCGTCGCCGGCAAACCGGTCGAGGTGCACGACCCGTACAACCTGTACTTCACCCCGAACGGCAAGTACGCCGTCGTCATGGCCTCGCTCGACCGCGAGCTGGTCTTCCGCGACCCGCACACCATGGAGCGCAGGAAGACCGTCCCGGTCACCTGCTACGGCGTCAACCACGCCGACTTCTCCGCCGACGGGCGCTACTTCGTCGTCTCCTGCGAGTTCTCCGGCGAACTCCTCAAGGTCGACACCGAGAAGATGGAGGTCGTCGGCCAGCAGAAGCTGCCCCTCGAAGGCGCCATGCCGCAGGACGTGAAGCTCTCCCCGGACGGCAAGACCTTCTACGTCGCCGACATGATGGCGCACGGCATGTGGGTACTCGACGGGGACAGGTTCACCACCCCGACCCTGCTGCCCACCGGCAAGGGCTGCCACGGCCTCTACGTCTCCCGCGACTCCAAGGAGATGTACGTCTCGAACCGCGGCGAGGGCACGATCTCGGTCTTCGACTTCACCAAGAACGCCCTCACCAAGAAGTGGAAGCTGCCCGACGGCGGATCCCCCGACATGGGCGGGGTCTCCGCCGACGGCAAGGTGCTGTGGCTCTCCGGCCGCTACGACTCCGAGGTCTACGCGATCGACACGACGAGCGGGAAGCAGCTGGCCCGCATCCCGGTCGGCAGCGGCCCCCACGGCCTCGCGGTCTACCCCCAGCCGGGCCGCTACTCGCTCGGCCACACCGGAGTGTTCCGTTGA